The segment AGGTGGAAAACTACTTTGATGAGCTGGCGTCAGATATGGAGTGCGCCTGCTACGCCTCCTACTTTGCGGAGTTTGCGGGATATTACGGCCGTGAGAACGTGGATGAGTCAGAGACCATCCGCCTTCTCTACCAGTCGTTCCGGGCGCTTTTAAAGCCGGCGATTCCCAACAGGCTGGTGAGGCGCATCTTTGAGCTGAGGCTCATGGCTATCCAGGGGGAGTACCGGGAGGCGCCTGACAGGAAGATCAGCGACTCCGCCCTCTATGCCTGGCAGTTTGTGATCTCCACGCCTATTGAAAAGCTGTATACCTTTCTTCTGACCGAACCAGTGTTTGAGGAA is part of the Clostridium sp. M62/1 genome and harbors:
- the recO gene encoding DNA repair protein RecO, whose amino-acid sequence is MRELIQATGMVISASPVGDYDKRLVILTKERGKITCFARGAKRAASQLRAPCRPFVFGVFSLTEGRDAYNLYGAEVENYFDELASDMECACYASYFAEFAGYYGRENVDESETIRLLYQSFRALLKPAIPNRLVRRIFELRLMAIQGEYREAPDRKISDSALYAWQFVISTPIEKLYTFLLTEPVFEEFARCVEDNKRRYVDREFRSLEILRVVT